In Silene latifolia isolate original U9 population chromosome 3, ASM4854445v1, whole genome shotgun sequence, a single window of DNA contains:
- the LOC141647699 gene encoding putative CoA ligase CCL12, whose translation MGGRELKDEMLVAAGMSKDEADELIKVVKQLEGEGELEVWREVVSRKLLRPHHPHALHQLVYYTLFCNWDSDRFGHPPLYWFPSQYESRYTNLGRLMEANAPRLLGKSYQDPISSFSTFHNFSVHNPEIYWALVLKELSVWFHRPPSCILDVTHHSKPGGTWFPGALLNIAESCLLPTAHPRKMDHTVAIIWQQEDSHHSSLNHLTFKQLRQQVMLVANALDSTFHKGDAIAIDMPMTVNAVIIYLAVILSGRIVVSIADSFAAPEIAARLHISQAKAIFTQDIIIRGGRKFPLYSRVVEAAPAIAIVVPAVGEITDVPLRKHDIPWKDFLARAAHVTRPDYYSTVYLPGDSITNILFSSGTTGDPKAVPWTQLSPIRAAADSWAHLDIQVGDVMCWPTNLGWVVGPMVLYGCFLAGATLALYHGSPLGRGFGKFIQDARVTILGTVPSLVKTWKNSNCMDGLDWTKLRLFASSGEASNTDDDLWLSSRAYYKPIIECCGGTELAGAYAQGSLLQPQAFGSFSTSAMTTGLLILDEHRNPYPDDEACEGEMALLPLLMGASDRLLNADHQEVYFKGMPMYKGMPLRRHGDIVKRSAAGYLTVLGRADDTMNLGGIKTSSIEIERVCDQADEGVVETAAIGVTPPDGGPEMLIIYVVLKDAASSDPEKLRVLFSKAIQRSLNPLFKVSLVKCVSELPRNASNKLLRRVLRDEMKKQLSMHSRSPI comes from the exons ATGGGAGGAAGAGAGCTGAAGGACGAGATGCTAGTTGCAGCGGGTATGTCGAAAGACGAAGCAGACGAGTTAATAAAGGTAGTGAAGCAGTTGGAGGGTGAGGGTGAATTGGAAGTGTGGCGTGAAGTGGTGTCTCGAAAGCTGCTGAGACCTCATCACCCACACGCGCTTCACCAGCTCGTCTACTACACCCTCTTCTGTAATTGGGATTCCGATCGTTTTGGCCATCCTCCTTTATATTGGTTCCCTTCTCAATACGAATCCAGATACACAAATCTGGGTCGCTTAATGGAAGCTAATGCCCCAAGACTTTTAGGCAAATCATACCAGGATCCCATTTCTAGTTTTTCCACATTTCACAACTTCTCTGTTCACAATCCTGAG ATATACTGGGCCTTGGTTCTTAAGGAGCTGTCAGTTTGGTTCCACCGTCCCCCAAGCTGCATTCTTGATGTCACTCATCACTCCAAACCTGGAGGAACTTGGTTTCCAGGCGCACTTCTCAATATTGCCGAGTCTTGTTTACTGCCTACCGCTCATCCTCGCAAAATGGATCACACTGTAGCTATCATTTGGCAACAGGAAGACTCCCATCATTCCTCTCTCAATCACTTGACTTTTAAACAACTACGTCAACAAGTCAT GCTAGTTGCCAATGCTTTGGACTCTACATTTCATAAGGGTGACGCCATTGCTATTGACATGCCAATGACTGTAAACGCTGTCATCATATACCTCGCTGTCATACTTTCTGGTCGTATTGTTGTATCTATTGCTGATAGTTTTGCAGCACCCGAAATAGCTGCTCGTTTGCATATTTCACAGGCAAAGGCTATCTTTACTCAG GATATAATCATAAGAGGAGGTCGTAAATTCCCATTATATAG TCGAGTGGTAGAAGCCGCTCCTGCGATTGCTATTGTGGTTCCAGCTGTTGGAGAAATCACAGACGTACCATTAAGGAAACACGACATACCATGGAAAGATTTTCTTGCACGTGCTGCTCATGTTACGAG ACCGGATTACTACTCTACAGTGTACCTGCCAGGGGATTCTATTACCAATATACTTTTCTCATCGGGGACTACTG GGGACCCAAAGGCTGTACCATGGACACAACTTTCTCCAATTCGAGCTGCCGCTGATTCATGGGCGCATTTGGATATTCAAGTTGGAGATGTAATGTGTTGGCCAACAAATTTAGGATGGGTGGTGGGACCAATGGTTCTCTATGGTTGCTTTTTGGCCGGTGCGACTCTTGCTCTTTATCATGGCTCGCCTCTTGGAAGAGGTTTTGGGAAATTTATTCAG GATGCAAGGGTGACTATCCTGGGTACCGTACCGAGCCTTGTGAAAACTTGGAAAAATAGCAACTGCATGGATGGCCTAGATTGGACAAAATTGAG ATTGTTTGCCTCCAGTGGAGAGGCCTCCAACACGGATGATGACCTTTGGCTTTCATCAAGGGCTTATTATAAACCAATCATTGAATGTTGCGGTGGGACAGAACTAGCAGGAGCTTATGCCCAGGGCAGTCTTCTGCAACCCCAAGCCTTTGGATCATTCAGTACTTCAGCTATGACAACAGGACTACTTATCCTTGATGAACATAGAAATCCATAT CCAGATGATGAGGCCTGTGAGGGTGAAATGGCATTGTTACCACTACTTATGGGAGCTTCAGACAGATTACTCAATGCAGATCATCAGGAGGTTTACTTTAAAGGAATGCCAATGTACAAAGGAATG CCCCTAAGGAGACATGGAGATATAGTAAAAAGAAGTGCCGCAGGGTATCTTACTGTACTGGGAAGGGCTGATGATACCATGAATCTTGGAGGTATAAAG ACAAGTAGCATTGAGATAGAGAGGGTTTGCGATCAGGCAGATGAAGGTGTGGTGGAGACTGCAGCAATTGGTGTGACACCACCCGATGGTGGTCCCGAAATGCTTATAATATATGTGGTTCTCAAGGACGCAGCGTCTAGTGACCCCGAAAAGCTGAGGGTGCTCTTCTCCAAAGCCATTCAACGTAGCCTTAATCCTCTGTTTAAG GTGAGCTTAGTGAAATGTGTCTCCGAGCTTCCAAGGAATGCCTCAAACAAGTTGCTCAGGCGCGTGTTAAGAGATGAGATGAAGAAACAGCTCTCTATGCATAGTAGGAGTCCGATTTAA
- the LOC141647700 gene encoding BI1-like protein: MYVQHIPEIALTIPLRSISFSILNKHKSNHPKSRLTESIAKMYTAASSSSSSSSSSTNVKMMKGDIEEGEVLYPGLGYGENQLRWGFIRKVYGILSAQLILTTLVSLVTVLYTPINDTLRNNSGLLLFFAVLPFFLLWPLYIYQQRHPHNLIFLGLFTACLSLTVGVSCANTDGKIVLEALILTAAVVSSLTGYTFWAAKKGKDFSFLGPILFGSLVGIIVAGLLQAFFPLGSTSVLIYGGFSAIVFSGYIVYDTDNLIKRFSYDEHIWASVTLYLDILNLFLTILRMLRQGDN; encoded by the exons ATGTATGTACAGCATATTCCAGAAATTGCGTTAACCATTCCGCTACGCTCTATTTCATTCTCAATTCTCAACAAACATAAATCAAATCATCCAAAATCTAGATTAACAGAATCCATTGCAAAAATGTATACAGCagcttcatcttcatcatcatcatcatcatcatcaacaaacGTGAAGATGATGAAGGGAGATATAGAAGAAGGAGAAGTGCTTTACCCTGGTTTAGGCTATGGCGAAAACCAACTTCGTTGGGGTTTCATTCGCAAAGTTTATGGAATTCTATCTGCTCAACTCATCTTGACCACCCTCGTCTCTCTCGTCACCGTCCTCTATACTCCCATTAATGACACCCTTCGCAACAATTCTGGCCTTCTTCTCTTTTTCGCCGTTTTGCCTTTCTTCT TGTTATGGCCTTTGTATATCTACCAGCAAAGGCATCCGCACAACTTAATATTCCTAGGGTTATTCACAGCTTGCTTGAGTCTCACAGTTGGAGTGTCTTGTGCTAACACTGACG GAAAAATTGTGCTCGAGGCATTGATCTTAACTGCAGCAGTTGTCAGCTCACTCACGGGTTACACGTTTTGGGCTGCTAAGAAGGGAAAGGACTTCAGCTTTCTTGGGCCTATTTTGTTTGGTAGCCTTGTTGGCATCATTGTCGCTGGACTCCTGCAG GCGTTCTTCCCGCTAGGATCCACATCAGTTCTAATCTATGGTGGATTTAGTGCAATCGTATTCTCAGGCTACATTGTTTATGACACAGATAACCTGATCAAAAGGTTCAGCTACGATGAGCATATCTGGGCATCAGTGACGCTCTACCTGGATATCTTGAACCTCTTCCTGACCATCTTGCGTATGTTGAGGCAGGGGGACAATTAG